In Tachysurus vachellii isolate PV-2020 chromosome 12, HZAU_Pvac_v1, whole genome shotgun sequence, the following are encoded in one genomic region:
- the LOC132855368 gene encoding protein FAM163B: MTAGTVVITGGIIAAVILLTIVTVLCCCRLQYYCCKSDGSKVEEEEEEEDEPDFAKSLPSSAHQSNSLIPSHSLRPPSPRGPPHILTSPSPLRIISLPEQSLSDQLLTNAELYKPNGPAICRRYSPALSPASIRSYMFCPSCSGLLPFKLPPQQEVRNGGGRISYRSLEQQEVDLPPDISGFNQLNLIRSITLRKMVTHQSISTEV, translated from the exons ATGACAGCCGGAACAGTGGTCATCACAGGTGGAATCATAGCTGCAGTCATCTTGTTGACTATTGTTACAGTGCTGTGTTGCTGTAGGCTGCAG TATTACTGTTGTAAGAGTGATGGGTCtaaggtggaggaggaggaggaagaggaggacgagCCTGACTTTGCCAAATCCCTGCCCAGTTCAGCACATCAGTCAAACTCTCTAATTCCTTCGCATTCTTTGCGACCACCAAGCCCTCGAGGTCCTCCACATATTCTGACTTCACCAAGCCCACTGAGGATTATATCTCTTCCAGAACAATCATTGTCTGATCAGCTTCTTACAAACGCAGAGCTTTACAAGCCCAATGGGCCGGCAATCTGCAGACGCTATAGCCCTGCTCTATCCCCTGCGTCAATACGCTCCTACATGTTCTGCCCCTCATGCTCTGGACTACTGCCCTTCAAACTACCCCCACAGCAGGAAGTAAGGAATGGAGGAGGAAGGATCAGCTACAGGAGCTTAGAGCAGCAAGAGGTCGACCTTCCTCCAGACATATCAGGCTTTAACCAGCTTAACCTCATACGTTCTATAACACTGAGGAAGATGGTCACACACCAGAGCATCAGTACAGAGGTGTAA